One segment of Romeriopsis navalis LEGE 11480 DNA contains the following:
- a CDS encoding metallophosphoesterase family protein, protein MARFLHIADVHLGFDHYDSRTRTKDFYLALKDVLEKHAIAAKVDFVVVAGDLFEHRMIQPAILGQAKDCFEMVKDAGIPVIAIEGNHDNRPYGTRTNWLRYLADDGLMTLLEPSVGDEGVVFDPWDGMHGGYIDLDCGVRVYGSAWYGSSAPRAIESLAAAIERVPAHEGQTVMLFHHGLEGQIARYQGALRYDDLLPLKEVGVDYLGLGHIHKNYEVEGWIFNPGSLEANNIQEADFERGAYLVEISAEGIKAELKRDYYQRSIVRLRHNTNGQESLEDLEQAALGVIQKAIKKQKLKPEDEPIVELRIEGKVGFDRLDLDTRKLQQELKEASGALIFLFRYNVEATEYQAPLIEDANRSQIESEVFTDLLTAHNSYKKRAAQLAQGLIELKDMNLKGETEEDLYDHVVGLLDEKN, encoded by the coding sequence ATGGCACGGTTTCTACATATTGCGGATGTGCATTTGGGGTTTGACCACTACGACAGTCGGACTCGGACGAAGGATTTTTACCTGGCGCTGAAGGATGTGTTGGAGAAACACGCGATCGCCGCAAAGGTGGATTTCGTCGTCGTAGCGGGGGATCTGTTTGAACATCGGATGATTCAACCAGCGATTCTGGGTCAGGCGAAGGATTGTTTTGAGATGGTCAAAGATGCGGGGATTCCAGTCATCGCGATCGAGGGCAACCACGACAATCGGCCCTACGGCACCCGCACGAACTGGCTACGGTATTTAGCGGATGATGGATTGATGACGCTGCTGGAGCCTTCGGTAGGGGATGAAGGCGTGGTGTTCGACCCTTGGGATGGGATGCATGGGGGCTACATCGATCTCGATTGTGGGGTGCGCGTGTATGGCTCAGCTTGGTATGGCTCATCCGCGCCGAGGGCGATCGAGTCTTTGGCAGCGGCGATCGAACGGGTGCCAGCCCACGAGGGGCAAACGGTGATGCTGTTTCATCATGGGCTTGAGGGACAAATTGCCCGCTATCAGGGCGCATTGCGCTACGACGACTTACTGCCGTTAAAAGAGGTCGGAGTCGATTATCTCGGTCTGGGCCATATCCATAAGAACTATGAGGTGGAAGGTTGGATCTTTAATCCGGGTTCCCTGGAAGCGAATAACATACAAGAGGCAGATTTTGAACGGGGTGCGTATCTCGTCGAAATTAGCGCCGAAGGCATCAAGGCCGAACTAAAGCGCGATTATTATCAACGATCGATTGTCCGTTTACGCCACAACACCAATGGTCAGGAAAGCCTAGAGGATTTAGAACAAGCCGCACTGGGCGTGATTCAAAAGGCGATCAAAAAGCAGAAGCTGAAGCCGGAAGATGAGCCGATCGTCGAGTTACGGATTGAGGGGAAAGTGGGCTTCGATCGGCTAGATCTCGACACCCGCAAACTTCAGCAAGAACTGAAGGAAGCCAGTGGGGCATTGATTTTCCTCTTCCGCTATAACGTTGAAGCAACAGAATATCAGGCCCCCCTGATCGAGGATGCCAATCGTAGTCAAATTGAATCAGAGGTTTTCACCGATTTGCTGACGGCACACAACAGCTACAAGAAACGTGCCGCACAGTTGGCCCAAGGCTTAATCGAACTGAAGGATATGAATCTCAAAGGTGAAACTGAGGAGGATTTGTATGACCATGTCGTGGGGCTATTAGATGAAAAGAATTAG
- the ychF gene encoding redox-regulated ATPase YchF has translation MLRAGIVGLPNVGKSTLFNAIVGNAKAQAANFPFCTIEPNVGIVAVPDDRLKVLAEISSSKEILPARVEFVDIAGLVEGASKGEGLGNQFLANIREVDAIVHVVRCFEDDDIIHVSGSIDPMRDAEIINLELSLSDLAQVEKRLERAKKDLRTKKATQAEVDALEKLFPVLNDGKTARTVELSEEEELAIKPLGLLTRKPVIYATNVSDEELASGNEFVEKVRKVAADEGAEVVVISAQVESELVELPDEERLEFLESLGVTEGGLQSLIRATYDLLGLQTYFTTGPKETRAWTIHQGMMAPQAAGVIHSDFERCFIRAETVAYKDLVEHGSMNAAKGKGLVRSEGKEYVVAEGDVMVFLTSA, from the coding sequence ATGCTTAGAGCCGGAATTGTTGGTCTTCCCAACGTTGGAAAATCCACGCTATTTAATGCGATCGTCGGTAACGCCAAAGCTCAAGCGGCAAACTTTCCCTTTTGCACGATCGAGCCGAATGTGGGGATTGTGGCAGTCCCGGACGATCGGCTGAAAGTATTGGCGGAAATTTCAAGTTCAAAAGAAATTCTCCCGGCGCGTGTCGAATTTGTTGATATTGCCGGGTTAGTCGAAGGGGCAAGCAAAGGTGAAGGCTTAGGCAACCAGTTCCTCGCCAATATCCGTGAAGTGGATGCGATCGTCCATGTCGTCCGTTGTTTTGAAGACGACGATATTATCCATGTTTCTGGTTCGATCGACCCAATGCGGGATGCGGAAATTATCAACCTAGAACTTTCGCTCTCCGACTTAGCTCAAGTCGAGAAGCGTTTGGAACGGGCTAAAAAAGACCTCCGTACAAAAAAGGCGACGCAGGCCGAAGTCGATGCCCTTGAAAAGTTGTTTCCTGTCTTAAATGATGGCAAAACGGCTCGAACTGTTGAGTTGTCCGAAGAAGAAGAATTGGCGATTAAACCGTTGGGACTGCTGACCCGTAAGCCTGTAATTTACGCCACAAACGTCTCGGATGAAGAATTGGCTTCAGGTAATGAATTTGTTGAGAAAGTCCGGAAAGTCGCGGCAGATGAAGGCGCGGAAGTTGTCGTGATTTCGGCCCAGGTTGAATCGGAATTAGTGGAGTTGCCCGATGAAGAGCGGCTGGAATTTCTAGAATCCTTAGGCGTAACAGAAGGCGGTTTGCAGTCACTGATCCGCGCAACTTATGATCTATTAGGCTTGCAAACCTACTTTACAACTGGCCCCAAAGAAACCCGTGCTTGGACAATTCATCAAGGGATGATGGCACCCCAGGCAGCGGGTGTGATTCATTCCGACTTCGAGCGCTGTTTTATTCGGGCAGAAACAGTTGCCTATAAAGACCTGGTTGAGCATGGTTCAATGAACGCGGCCAAGGGCAAGGGGTTAGTGCGGAGTGAAGGTAAGGAATATGTGGTCGCGGAAGGCGATGTGATGGTCTTTTTGACCAGCGCGTAG
- the murQ gene encoding N-acetylmuramic acid 6-phosphate etherase, with protein sequence MSEILVVTDSNHGSNSMETRGHLLTEQVNPNSANLDQLSALEIVEVFNQEDAKTISAIAEAKADLAEAIERSATSLRQGGRLFYIGAGTSGRLGVLDAAECPPTFCTPPEMVQGILAGGEAALVRSSEGLEDIYSDGEQAIADRGIGEHDVIVGIAAGGTTPYVHGALAEGRKRGATTIFMTCVPKSQVELDVDINVRLLVGPEVLAGSTRLKAGTVTKLALNILSTGTMVRLGKVYGNRMVDVAVTNHKLEDRALRIVGDLTQLDRDATANLLERSGKSVKLALMMHWSGVDRTEAANILAAHQGDLRKAVSAAAKN encoded by the coding sequence TTGTCTGAGATTCTGGTGGTTACAGACAGTAATCACGGTTCAAACAGTATGGAAACGCGCGGACATCTCTTAACCGAGCAAGTCAATCCCAACAGTGCCAATCTTGATCAACTTTCGGCGTTGGAAATTGTCGAAGTATTTAATCAAGAAGATGCGAAAACCATTAGCGCGATCGCGGAAGCCAAAGCCGATCTGGCTGAGGCGATCGAGCGCAGTGCCACCTCACTACGTCAAGGGGGACGCCTCTTCTACATCGGAGCGGGAACCTCGGGACGCTTAGGTGTGCTGGATGCGGCCGAATGTCCCCCCACTTTTTGCACGCCACCAGAAATGGTTCAGGGCATTTTAGCGGGAGGTGAGGCCGCCCTCGTGCGGAGCTCGGAAGGGCTAGAGGATATCTATAGTGATGGCGAACAAGCCATTGCTGATCGGGGAATTGGTGAGCATGACGTGATCGTCGGGATTGCCGCCGGTGGCACAACACCCTACGTCCATGGCGCACTCGCTGAGGGGCGCAAACGGGGCGCTACTACCATCTTTATGACTTGCGTGCCCAAATCTCAGGTGGAACTCGATGTCGATATTAATGTCCGTTTACTGGTTGGACCAGAAGTTTTAGCTGGCTCAACGCGTCTGAAAGCTGGCACCGTAACTAAACTCGCTTTGAATATCCTGTCAACCGGCACGATGGTGCGCTTGGGAAAAGTCTATGGCAATCGCATGGTCGATGTCGCAGTCACGAATCACAAATTGGAAGACCGTGCCCTGCGGATTGTGGGGGATTTGACCCAGCTCGATCGCGACGCCACCGCCAATCTTTTAGAACGCAGTGGCAAATCGGTTAAGTTAGCGCTGATGATGCATTGGAGTGGCGTCGATCGCACCGAAGCCGCAAACATCCTCGCCGCGCACCAAGGGGATTTACGGAAAGCCGTTAGCGCTGCTGCAAAAAACTGA